In Paenibacillus sp. G2S3, a single window of DNA contains:
- a CDS encoding endonuclease MutS2, whose product MDDKILHTLEYRKILNKLMQYTQTPMGRLAAEQLRPSGDFEGVKKLLQATDEAANVDRLKGIPSFGGISDIRAALKRASIGGMLGTTELLAVGTTIGGARRVKRFLAAMHEEEKIEFLFSLSDVLSEQKHVEDAIRLCIDENADVLDTASSELATIRRELRGGETRIREKLDSMIRSSSVAKMLQDQLVTIRGDRFVIPVKAEYRAHFGGIVHDQSGSGATLFIEPESIVAMNNKLRETRLREEREIEIILHRLTALVADIAEEMTYDIDILGELDFIFSKARLARDMKATQPRMNDRGYLKLRKGRHPLIPAEHVVPLDVELGNQYSSIIVTGPNTGGKTVTLKTIGLLSLMSMSGLFIPAEEGSQMCVFDAIYADIGDEQSIEQSLSTFSSHMTNIISILRRMTPKSLILLDEVGAGTDPAEGSALAIAILEHIHRTECRMVATTHYSELKAYAYERKGVINASMEFDVQSLSPTYRLLIGVPGRSNAFAIAERLGLPGAILEHARGEVKEEDLRVEHMIASLEENRLGAEQEHERAESIRREVEELRSRQQQELEKLESQRDKRLEKAEKDASAILEKARKEAEEIISDLRRLAMEEGASVKEHKLIEARRRLDDAEPSPRKKAATRKPAKAPRTIGPGDEVKVDSLNQKGFVVELSGSKEAVVQFGIMKMKVSLDDLELLSSKGAAAPTPLRQATTVKRSRDENIRRELDLRGTNLEEAIMETDRFIDEAFLGNLGQISIIHGKGTGVLRTGIQEYLRKHRHVKNYRLGNYNEGGAGVTVAELQ is encoded by the coding sequence TTGGACGACAAAATTTTGCATACGCTTGAATATCGCAAGATTTTAAATAAATTAATGCAATATACGCAAACCCCCATGGGGAGATTGGCTGCGGAGCAGCTAAGGCCCTCCGGCGATTTCGAAGGTGTGAAGAAGCTGCTTCAAGCCACGGATGAAGCGGCTAATGTGGATCGTCTGAAGGGCATTCCTTCATTCGGTGGGATAAGCGATATTCGAGCGGCACTAAAACGTGCCTCTATAGGCGGAATGTTGGGAACAACTGAACTGCTGGCAGTGGGAACTACCATTGGCGGCGCACGAAGAGTCAAAAGATTCCTGGCAGCCATGCATGAGGAGGAAAAGATTGAATTCTTATTTTCACTCAGCGATGTTTTGTCGGAACAAAAACATGTAGAAGATGCCATACGTTTATGTATAGACGAGAACGCAGATGTACTGGACACAGCTAGTTCTGAATTGGCTACGATTCGTCGTGAATTGCGCGGAGGAGAGACCCGAATTCGTGAGAAGCTGGATTCCATGATTCGTTCTTCTTCCGTTGCTAAAATGCTGCAGGATCAGCTGGTAACCATTCGTGGAGATCGGTTTGTTATTCCTGTAAAAGCGGAGTATCGTGCGCATTTCGGTGGTATCGTACATGATCAGTCTGGATCAGGAGCGACATTATTTATCGAGCCTGAGTCTATTGTGGCGATGAATAATAAGCTGCGTGAAACACGGCTGCGTGAAGAACGGGAGATCGAAATCATTTTGCACAGGCTGACAGCGCTTGTAGCTGATATAGCCGAAGAAATGACTTATGATATCGATATTCTTGGCGAGCTTGACTTCATCTTCTCCAAGGCGCGTCTTGCCCGAGATATGAAGGCTACTCAGCCTCGTATGAACGATCGCGGATATTTGAAGCTGCGCAAAGGACGCCATCCACTTATTCCCGCGGAGCATGTTGTTCCTCTGGATGTGGAGCTGGGGAACCAATACAGCTCTATTATTGTAACTGGACCGAATACGGGTGGTAAAACCGTTACACTCAAGACCATTGGACTGTTGAGTCTCATGTCGATGTCTGGTTTGTTCATCCCTGCAGAAGAAGGTAGTCAAATGTGTGTGTTTGATGCCATTTATGCAGATATTGGGGATGAACAGAGCATTGAGCAAAGTCTGAGTACGTTCTCCAGCCATATGACGAATATTATCTCCATTCTGCGTAGAATGACTCCCAAGAGTCTTATTCTGCTTGATGAAGTGGGTGCAGGAACGGATCCGGCAGAAGGCTCCGCGCTGGCCATTGCTATTCTGGAGCATATTCACCGAACGGAATGCCGTATGGTCGCTACCACGCATTATAGTGAACTGAAAGCTTACGCTTATGAGCGTAAAGGGGTCATTAATGCCAGCATGGAGTTCGATGTTCAAAGTCTCAGCCCTACCTACCGTCTGCTGATTGGTGTTCCTGGACGAAGTAACGCCTTTGCAATTGCAGAGCGATTAGGTCTGCCAGGCGCGATTCTGGAGCATGCACGTGGCGAAGTGAAGGAAGAGGATTTACGTGTAGAGCATATGATTGCCTCTCTCGAAGAGAATCGTCTTGGAGCGGAACAAGAACATGAGCGTGCAGAGAGCATCCGCCGTGAAGTAGAAGAACTACGCAGCAGACAGCAGCAAGAGCTTGAGAAGCTGGAAAGCCAGCGGGACAAACGACTGGAGAAAGCGGAGAAAGATGCCAGCGCAATCTTAGAGAAAGCGCGTAAAGAAGCGGAAGAAATCATCAGTGATTTGCGCCGTTTGGCTATGGAAGAAGGCGCTTCTGTCAAAGAGCATAAGCTGATTGAAGCACGTAGACGTCTAGATGATGCGGAACCTTCACCGCGTAAGAAAGCCGCTACTCGTAAGCCCGCAAAGGCTCCACGGACGATTGGTCCTGGTGATGAAGTGAAGGTAGATAGCTTAAACCAAAAAGGTTTTGTAGTGGAATTAAGCGGCTCAAAAGAGGCTGTAGTGCAGTTTGGGATCATGAAGATGAAGGTAAGTCTGGATGATTTGGAATTGCTCTCTTCGAAAGGAGCCGCTGCACCAACACCCCTTCGGCAAGCAACAACCGTTAAACGCTCTCGTGATGAGAATATTCGTAGAGAGCTGGATTTACGCGGTACGAATCTCGAGGAAGCGATTATGGAGACGGATCGTTTTATTGATGAAGCCTTCTTAGGCAATCTGGGTCAAATTTCCATCATTCATGGTAAAGGCACAGGTGTGCTCCGCACAGGAATTCAGGAATATTTGCGTAAACACAGACATGTTAAGAACTATAGGCTTGGAAATTATAATGAAGGCGGCGCAGGCGTAACAGTAGCTGAGCTGCAATAG
- a CDS encoding phage holin family protein yields MNFLSHVGRFVVAALVLMVVGWIVPQFTVGGFWSALILALVIALLGWVVEGIFGKKATPFGRGIVGFIVSAVVIWVAQFVVSGVSVSILGAILAALVIGIIDLFLPVSTPFEAAK; encoded by the coding sequence GTGAATTTCTTAAGTCATGTTGGTCGTTTTGTGGTCGCAGCGCTTGTCCTGATGGTTGTAGGCTGGATTGTTCCACAGTTCACGGTTGGTGGGTTCTGGAGCGCTCTAATCCTTGCACTGGTGATTGCGCTACTCGGCTGGGTAGTCGAAGGAATCTTCGGCAAAAAAGCAACGCCCTTCGGTCGCGGTATCGTTGGCTTTATTGTCAGTGCGGTGGTTATCTGGGTCGCCCAGTTCGTAGTCAGCGGTGTCAGCGTATCCATTCTGGGTGCCATCTTAGCAGCTCTGGTCATTGGGATTATCGACTTGTTCTTGCCGGTATCCACGCCGTTTGAGGCAGCAAAGTAA